In Micromonospora ferruginea, the sequence TTCAGCCCCGCCGCCTCGGGAAGCTGGGCGTCCGCCGGCAGCCGGACGCCGTCGAGCGCGATCTCGCCGGTCAGCGACGCGCGCAGCGACATCTTGCGCCGGATCTCCCGGGCCGTCACACCCGGCGTGTCCATGGGTACGGCGAAACCCCGCACCCCTTCGTCGGTGCGGGCCCAGACGACGGCGACGTCGGCGATCGGCGCGTTGGTGATCCACATCTTGGCGCCGTCGAGGATCCAGTCGTCGCCGTCGCGGCGGGCCCGGGTGGCCATCGACGCCGGGTCGGAGCCGTGGTCCGGCTCGGTCAGCCCGAAGCAGCCGATCGCCTCGCCGGTCGCCATCGCCGGCAACCAGCGCTGCTTCTGCTCCTCGCTGCCGAAGCGCCAGATCGCGTACATGGCCAGCGAGCCCTGCACCGAGACGAGCGAGCGGACGCCGGAGTCGCCGGCCTCCAGCTCCAGGCAGGCCAGCCCGTACGCGACGGCGGACGCGCCGGCGCAGCCGTAGCCGGTCAGGTGCATGCCGAGCAGGCCCAGCTTGCCGAACTCGCGGGCCAGTTCCCGGGCCGGCACCTCGCCGTCCTCGTACCAGCCGGCGACGTGCGGGCGGACCCGGTCGGTGACGAGCTGGCGCACGACGGCGCGGATCTGGCGCTCCTCCTCGCTCAGCGACGCGTCGAGGTCGAGCAGGTCGAGAGGAGTCATGGCGTCACCTTAACCAAGACTCAGGAAGGCGTCACTCGCCCTGTTCGCCGAGCACCAGCACCCGGGCGTGGATCTGGTTGCGCTGCTGCAGGGCGGCGCGCAGCGCCCGGTGCAGGCCGTCCTCCAGGTAGAGGCCGCCGTTCCACTGCACCACGTGCGGGAAGAGGTCGCCGTAGAAGGTGGAGTCCTCCGCGAGCAGCTTGTCCAGCGCCAGCTCCCGCTTGGTGGTGATGAGCTCGGCCAGCCGCAGTGGACGCGGTGGGATCTCGGCCCACTGCTTCAGCGTGAAGTTGTGCTCCGGGTAGGGACGCCCGTCCCGGACCGCCCTGAAGATCACGGCGCGTTCTCCTCCCCCAGGCCCGGCTGACGATGTGGGTG encodes:
- a CDS encoding acyl-CoA dehydrogenase family protein, with translation MTPLDLLDLDASLSEEERQIRAVVRQLVTDRVRPHVAGWYEDGEVPARELAREFGKLGLLGMHLTGYGCAGASAVAYGLACLELEAGDSGVRSLVSVQGSLAMYAIWRFGSEEQKQRWLPAMATGEAIGCFGLTEPDHGSDPASMATRARRDGDDWILDGAKMWITNAPIADVAVVWARTDEGVRGFAVPMDTPGVTAREIRRKMSLRASLTGEIALDGVRLPADAQLPEAAGLKAPLSCLTEARHGIVWGALGAARDCLETALEYATTRTQFGRPLAGFQLTQAKLADMAVEWNKGLLLALHLGRLADAGTLRPEQVSVGKLNNVREALAIARQCRTILGANGVSGDYPVMRHANNLESVLTYEGTSEIHQLVIGQRLTGLSAFA
- a CDS encoding type II toxin-antitoxin system VapB family antitoxin, producing the protein MIFRAVRDGRPYPEHNFTLKQWAEIPPRPLRLAELITTKRELALDKLLAEDSTFYGDLFPHVVQWNGGLYLEDGLHRALRAALQQRNQIHARVLVLGEQGE